The proteins below are encoded in one region of Thiohalorhabdus sp. Cl-TMA:
- a CDS encoding site-specific integrase codes for MASIRKRGNRWQVIVRRRGYPDQTQTFTKKPQAEQWARKIESEMDAGVWEDTSEAEETTLGEALERYRREVTPGKKSRVQESYRIGKLLGHKITERPLGKVRGMDVADYRDERLQEVGPDTVRLDLALLSNLYEVARKEWSIAGIANPVANIRMPRPSKGRDWRLQPGEEERILRAAAQAECPWIKPFIQLALETAMRRGELLRLRWDLVNLTTRAAHLPETKNGEARSVPLSTRALAVLQALPRSLDGRVIPLSDNAARLAWKRCIKRANREARNKGIPEIEDLRFHDLRHEATSRFFERTELGLMEIASVTGHKDLRMLKRYTHLRASDLAQKLG; via the coding sequence GTGGCAAGCATCCGCAAGCGCGGGAACCGGTGGCAGGTCATCGTTCGACGGCGGGGCTACCCCGACCAGACCCAGACCTTCACGAAAAAGCCCCAGGCCGAGCAGTGGGCGCGAAAAATCGAATCGGAGATGGACGCCGGGGTCTGGGAGGATACCTCGGAGGCCGAGGAAACCACCCTCGGCGAAGCGCTGGAGCGCTACCGGCGGGAGGTGACCCCGGGGAAGAAGAGCCGGGTGCAAGAGAGCTACCGGATCGGGAAGCTGTTGGGCCATAAGATCACCGAACGGCCGCTCGGCAAGGTCCGGGGGATGGATGTGGCCGATTACCGCGACGAACGGCTCCAGGAGGTGGGGCCCGACACCGTCCGCCTCGACCTGGCGCTGCTGTCCAACCTCTACGAGGTCGCCCGCAAGGAATGGAGCATCGCGGGGATCGCCAACCCGGTGGCCAATATCCGCATGCCCCGCCCCTCCAAGGGCCGGGACTGGCGGCTGCAGCCCGGCGAAGAGGAGCGGATCCTGCGGGCCGCCGCCCAGGCGGAATGCCCCTGGATCAAACCGTTTATCCAGCTGGCCCTGGAGACGGCCATGCGGCGCGGCGAGCTGCTGCGCCTCCGCTGGGACCTCGTCAACCTGACCACCCGGGCCGCCCACCTGCCCGAAACCAAAAACGGCGAGGCCCGCTCGGTGCCCCTGTCGACCCGAGCGCTCGCGGTGCTCCAGGCCCTGCCCCGCTCCCTGGACGGGCGGGTCATCCCCCTGTCGGACAACGCGGCCCGGCTCGCCTGGAAGCGGTGCATCAAACGTGCGAACCGGGAAGCCCGGAACAAGGGGATTCCGGAAATCGAGGACCTGCGCTTCCACGACCTGCGCCACGAGGCCACTAGCCGGTTTTTCGAGCGCACCGAACTGGGCCTGATGGAAATCGCGAGCGTAACCGGCCACAAGGACCTGCGGATGCTTAAACGGTATACGCACCTGCGGGCTAGCGACCTGGCCCAGAAACTGGGGTAA
- a CDS encoding cytochrome b/b6 domain-containing protein codes for MEDTPVYGRRVWDPVVRILHWWIALAVLAQFALGAMIMGEHTLGLSEDGEHLLVTIHASIGYVFGAGLLARILWLFIAPGSGSWRDVLPHTSDQWQTARATIRHYLRGFRGERPFYRAHNPLAGLAYAAFLVVGLSQVTTGATMFTSPSELGELWEAVHETGFWIILGFVVLHLVMVAVHEVTERRSLVSAMIHGRKYFTAEELEAHPEARNEEEIR; via the coding sequence GTGGAGGACACGCCTGTCTATGGACGCCGCGTCTGGGATCCGGTCGTGCGGATCTTGCACTGGTGGATCGCCCTTGCCGTCCTCGCGCAGTTCGCCCTGGGCGCCATGATCATGGGCGAGCACACCCTCGGCCTTTCCGAGGACGGCGAGCATCTCCTGGTTACTATCCACGCGAGCATCGGCTACGTGTTCGGCGCCGGCCTGCTGGCCCGGATCCTGTGGCTGTTCATCGCGCCCGGCAGCGGATCCTGGCGCGACGTACTGCCCCACACTTCCGACCAATGGCAGACGGCTCGCGCCACCATCCGGCACTACCTTCGCGGCTTTCGCGGAGAACGTCCCTTCTACCGGGCACACAACCCCCTCGCCGGCCTGGCCTATGCGGCCTTCCTGGTGGTCGGCCTCAGCCAGGTAACCACCGGCGCCACCATGTTCACCAGCCCGTCGGAGCTCGGCGAGCTCTGGGAAGCAGTGCACGAGACCGGATTCTGGATCATTCTCGGCTTCGTCGTACTCCACCTGGTGATGGTGGCCGTGCACGAGGTCACCGAACGCCGCTCGCTGGTATCCGCCATGATCCACGGGCGGAAGTATTTCACCGCCGAAGAGCTCGAAGCGCATCCGGAAGCCCGAAATGAGGAGGAGATCCGCTGA
- the hpnD gene encoding presqualene diphosphate synthase HpnD: MNPHQYCAEKAASSGSSFYYAFKFLPPRKREAIQALYAFCREVDDAVDNVSDPAAAAARLAFWRGEVEEVFGGRPQHPVGQALAEACTHFQLDKAYFLEIIDGVEMDLHTHRYESFSDLQLYCYRVASVVGLLSIEIFGYGDRGTRKYAHKLGIAFQLTNILRDVGEDAGRGRIYIPQEDLRAHGVAEGDILEGQPSEAFSRLMDFEIDRALDYYRQALEELPECDRYNQLPGLIMAAIYRKTLQEVAEAEESVLRHEIRLTPLRKFWIAWRTYREERKRAKRVAKH, encoded by the coding sequence ATGAATCCGCACCAATACTGCGCCGAAAAGGCCGCGTCCAGCGGCTCGAGCTTCTATTACGCCTTCAAGTTTCTGCCCCCCCGCAAACGGGAGGCCATCCAGGCCCTGTACGCTTTCTGCCGGGAGGTGGACGATGCGGTGGACAACGTTTCCGATCCCGCGGCGGCAGCGGCCCGCTTGGCCTTCTGGCGCGGTGAGGTGGAAGAGGTGTTCGGCGGGCGTCCCCAGCACCCCGTGGGGCAGGCCCTTGCCGAGGCGTGCACCCATTTTCAGCTCGACAAGGCCTATTTCCTGGAGATCATCGACGGCGTGGAGATGGATCTTCATACCCACCGCTACGAGTCCTTTTCCGACCTCCAGCTCTACTGCTACCGCGTCGCCTCCGTGGTGGGACTGCTTTCCATCGAGATCTTCGGCTACGGCGATCGCGGCACCCGGAAATACGCGCACAAGCTCGGCATTGCTTTCCAGCTCACCAACATCCTGCGCGATGTGGGCGAGGACGCCGGGCGCGGCCGGATCTATATCCCCCAGGAAGACCTCCGGGCGCACGGCGTGGCGGAAGGGGATATCCTGGAAGGACAGCCTTCGGAGGCCTTTTCCCGGCTGATGGATTTCGAGATCGACCGGGCCCTGGATTACTATCGACAGGCGCTCGAGGAGCTTCCGGAGTGCGACCGGTACAATCAGCTTCCCGGCCTGATCATGGCCGCCATCTACCGCAAGACCCTGCAGGAGGTGGCGGAGGCCGAGGAGAGTGTCCTGAGGCACGAGATCCGGCTGACCCCGCTGCGCAAGTTTTGGATTGCCTGGCGGACCTATCGCGAGGAGCGCAAGCGGGCCAAGCGGGTGGCAAAGCATTGA
- a CDS encoding SDR family NAD(P)-dependent oxidoreductase — protein sequence MTGETGGSQEGALRGRVYLVTGAGSGLGRAVSLAFAAAGATMVLLDKEVAHLEAVYDEIEQAGGPQPAIFAVDLAGAQPEDYSKLAETLEEELGRLDGVVHAAAILGALAPLEHFSPETWDKVLRVNLTAPFLLTQPLLRLLQQGQDPTVTFVSDSVGSEPHAYWGAYGVSKAGEEALARMLGEETEKAGIRVNIVEPGPMRTPLQEEAFPAATPEELPDPAELTQLFLELVAPSGAPAHTRRLTPGDLPV from the coding sequence GTGACAGGGGAAACGGGAGGCTCCCAGGAAGGCGCCCTGCGGGGGCGGGTCTATCTGGTCACCGGCGCCGGATCGGGTCTCGGCCGGGCAGTGAGCCTGGCCTTCGCGGCAGCGGGGGCCACCATGGTTCTGCTGGACAAGGAGGTGGCCCACCTGGAGGCGGTCTACGACGAGATCGAGCAGGCCGGGGGACCCCAGCCCGCCATCTTCGCCGTGGACCTGGCGGGCGCACAGCCCGAGGATTACAGCAAGCTGGCGGAGACCCTTGAGGAGGAGCTGGGCCGGCTGGACGGCGTGGTGCACGCTGCGGCCATCCTGGGCGCCCTCGCGCCGCTCGAGCACTTCTCCCCGGAGACCTGGGACAAGGTTCTGCGCGTGAACCTGACCGCCCCTTTCCTGCTCACGCAACCGCTCCTCCGCCTCCTCCAGCAGGGGCAAGACCCCACCGTGACCTTCGTCAGTGATTCGGTTGGCAGCGAGCCCCATGCCTATTGGGGCGCCTACGGCGTGTCGAAGGCGGGGGAGGAGGCCTTGGCCCGGATGCTCGGCGAGGAAACCGAAAAGGCCGGCATCCGGGTGAATATCGTGGAGCCCGGTCCCATGCGGACTCCCCTCCAGGAGGAAGCCTTCCCCGCCGCAACGCCGGAGGAGCTGCCCGATCCCGCCGAGCTGACCCAGCTGTTCCTTGAGCTTGTCGCTCCCTCCGGCGCTCCAGCCCACACGCGGCGCCTGACTCCCGGGGATCTGCCCGTCTAA
- a CDS encoding YeeE/YedE family protein: MDLSLTQQILLWGFLVAVVIGAVANKTNFCTMGAVSDWVNINDTGRMRSWLFAMAVAITGVLIMGMTGVMDPAITADGNQTFPPYRTANFAWPRYLLGGLLFGVGMTLGSGCGNKTLVRIGGGNIKSVVVLAFLGLGAYLMMFNTTAQKLLIVPLQPASFNFAAMGAPDQSLGGIVGALLGVSGATMNYVLGAMLVIGLLAFVFKSVDFRARFNNILGGAVIGLGVLAAWFVTAGPLGKKWMEELMFAVQPPVQHAAAQSYTFVSPAGDLGRWITGGFGTNLLSFGLMALAGVVVGSLVWALVSRTFRFEWFASWKDAGNHVIGGFLMGIGGVMGMGCTIGQGVTGISTLALGSFLTFGSIVIGAALTMKIQYYKLVYEEEATFGKALVAGLADMKLLPNGMRSLEQI, translated from the coding sequence ATGGATCTGTCGCTAACCCAACAAATCCTCCTATGGGGATTTCTGGTGGCCGTGGTGATCGGAGCGGTTGCCAACAAGACCAACTTCTGCACCATGGGCGCGGTGTCGGACTGGGTGAACATTAATGACACCGGCCGCATGCGCTCCTGGCTGTTCGCCATGGCCGTGGCCATTACCGGGGTGCTCATCATGGGCATGACCGGCGTGATGGATCCGGCCATTACCGCCGACGGCAACCAGACCTTTCCCCCCTACCGCACCGCCAACTTCGCCTGGCCCCGCTACCTCCTGGGCGGGCTGCTGTTCGGCGTGGGCATGACCCTGGGCAGCGGTTGCGGCAACAAGACGCTGGTCCGGATCGGCGGCGGCAACATCAAGTCGGTGGTGGTGCTGGCGTTCCTCGGGCTGGGCGCCTATCTCATGATGTTCAACACCACCGCGCAAAAGCTGCTTATCGTGCCCCTGCAGCCTGCCTCCTTCAATTTCGCCGCCATGGGCGCCCCGGACCAGTCCCTGGGCGGCATCGTGGGGGCCTTGCTGGGCGTCTCCGGCGCCACCATGAACTACGTGCTGGGCGCCATGCTGGTGATCGGCCTACTGGCCTTCGTGTTCAAGTCCGTGGATTTCCGCGCCCGCTTCAACAACATCCTCGGCGGCGCGGTGATCGGCCTCGGCGTCCTGGCCGCCTGGTTCGTGACCGCCGGCCCCTTGGGCAAGAAGTGGATGGAAGAGCTGATGTTCGCGGTGCAGCCGCCCGTTCAGCACGCCGCCGCCCAGTCCTACACCTTCGTCTCGCCGGCGGGGGATCTGGGCCGGTGGATCACCGGGGGCTTCGGCACCAACCTCCTCAGCTTCGGCCTGATGGCCCTCGCCGGGGTGGTGGTGGGCTCCCTGGTGTGGGCCCTGGTAAGCCGGACCTTCCGCTTTGAATGGTTCGCCTCCTGGAAGGACGCCGGCAACCACGTCATCGGCGGCTTCCTCATGGGAATCGGCGGCGTCATGGGCATGGGCTGCACCATCGGTCAGGGCGTGACCGGCATCTCCACCCTGGCGCTCGGCTCTTTCCTGACTTTTGGCTCCATCGTCATCGGCGCCGCACTGACCATGAAAATCCAGTACTACAAACTGGTCTACGAGGAAGAGGCCACCTTCGGCAAGGCACTCGTTGCCGGCCTGGCCGACATGAAGCTGCTCCCCAACGGGATGCGCTCTCTGGAGCAGATCTGA
- the egtB gene encoding ergothioneine biosynthesis protein EgtB, protein MENLQEPFPSGQASDTLAGRFHAVREATEALCAPLSAEDCLAQSMTEASPVKWHLAHTTWFFETFILEGHQPDFQPYGEQYRVLFNSYYNGIGEQHPRPQRSLLTRPSLDEVHAYRRHVDRAVTTLLDSDEAGEIADLVELGLNHEQQHQELILMDLKHLFSCSPLDPVYQTPATAPERTAPEQVWIDFAEGIRQIGHPGGAFHYDNEGPAHRVFLEPFRIASRPVTCGEFLTFIADGGYQRPELWLEEGWAHVGREGWEAPQYWRKDGDGSWTVFTLGGQRPVDPSEPVCHVSYFEADAYARWAGARLPTEAEWEVAARECPGPQGAFQEDGHLHPVTAPEGSRAPAQMLGDVWEWTGSAYLPYPGYQPPEGAVGEYNGKFMVNQMVLRGGCCATPRSHIRTTYRNFFPTDARWPFTGFRLARSAS, encoded by the coding sequence ATGGAAAACCTGCAAGAACCCTTCCCCTCCGGCCAAGCCTCCGACACACTCGCTGGCCGCTTCCACGCCGTCCGGGAGGCTACGGAGGCCCTTTGCGCACCGCTGTCCGCAGAGGACTGCCTGGCCCAGTCCATGACCGAGGCGAGCCCCGTCAAGTGGCACCTCGCGCACACTACCTGGTTCTTCGAGACCTTTATCCTGGAGGGCCACCAGCCGGACTTCCAGCCATACGGCGAACAGTACCGGGTGCTCTTCAATTCCTATTACAACGGCATCGGAGAGCAGCATCCCCGGCCGCAGCGCAGCCTGCTCACCCGACCGAGCCTCGACGAGGTCCATGCCTACCGACGGCATGTCGACCGGGCGGTGACCACCCTCCTGGACTCCGACGAGGCGGGGGAAATCGCCGACCTGGTGGAGCTGGGACTCAACCACGAGCAGCAGCATCAGGAGCTGATCCTCATGGACCTCAAGCATCTGTTCAGCTGCAGCCCGCTGGATCCGGTCTATCAGACGCCTGCTACCGCCCCGGAGCGCACGGCCCCGGAACAGGTCTGGATCGACTTTGCGGAGGGGATCCGACAGATCGGCCATCCCGGCGGCGCCTTCCACTACGACAACGAGGGACCGGCGCACCGGGTCTTTCTGGAGCCCTTCCGAATCGCCTCGCGTCCGGTGACCTGCGGGGAATTCCTGACTTTCATCGCCGACGGTGGCTACCAACGTCCGGAGCTGTGGCTGGAGGAAGGCTGGGCCCATGTGGGCCGGGAAGGTTGGGAGGCCCCTCAGTACTGGCGGAAGGACGGCGACGGCTCTTGGACGGTCTTCACCCTGGGCGGCCAGCGCCCGGTGGATCCGAGCGAGCCCGTGTGTCACGTCAGCTACTTCGAGGCCGACGCCTATGCCCGCTGGGCCGGGGCCCGGCTTCCCACCGAGGCGGAATGGGAAGTGGCGGCCCGGGAGTGCCCCGGTCCGCAGGGGGCCTTTCAGGAGGACGGCCACCTCCATCCGGTTACGGCACCGGAGGGCAGCCGGGCGCCCGCGCAGATGCTCGGTGACGTCTGGGAATGGACCGGCAGCGCCTACCTGCCCTATCCCGGTTACCAGCCCCCGGAAGGGGCCGTGGGGGAATACAACGGCAAGTTCATGGTGAACCAGATGGTCCTGCGCGGGGGCTGCTGCGCCACTCCCCGCTCCCACATCCGCACCACCTACCGCAATTTCTTCCCCACCGACGCCCGCTGGCCTTTTACGGGCTTCCGGTTGGCGCGCTCAGCTTCATAA
- a CDS encoding endonuclease III domain-containing protein — MASFRDIHDTLYTAFGTQNWWPADTPFEVAVGAVLTQNTAWTNVERAIAALREADCLAPRAILDTPDEALAAHIRPAGYFNVKAQRLKALCRFLLRECPDGDIAHLAGEPTASLRVRLLAVKGVGEETADSILLYALGHRIFVVDAYTRRIFERLGLLESGLSYTAIQTRFQEALPADRALYNEYHALIVALGKDYCKPKPRCGACPLRASCPAAEVPD, encoded by the coding sequence ATGGCGAGCTTCCGCGACATCCACGACACCCTGTACACGGCCTTCGGCACCCAGAACTGGTGGCCGGCGGACACCCCCTTCGAGGTGGCCGTGGGGGCCGTGCTCACGCAGAACACCGCTTGGACCAACGTGGAGCGCGCCATTGCCGCCCTCAGGGAGGCGGACTGCCTGGCGCCACGCGCCATCCTCGACACGCCCGACGAGGCGCTGGCAGCCCACATCCGTCCGGCCGGCTATTTCAACGTCAAGGCCCAGCGGCTAAAGGCCCTGTGCCGCTTCCTGCTCCGGGAATGTCCGGATGGGGACATCGCCCATCTGGCCGGGGAGCCCACCGCATCGCTGCGGGTGCGCCTCCTCGCCGTCAAGGGCGTGGGGGAGGAAACCGCCGACTCCATCCTCTTGTACGCCCTGGGGCACCGCATCTTCGTGGTGGACGCCTATACCCGCCGGATTTTCGAGCGCCTGGGCTTGCTGGAGTCCGGGCTTTCCTATACCGCCATACAGACCCGGTTTCAGGAGGCGCTGCCCGCGGATCGCGCACTGTACAACGAATACCACGCCCTGATCGTCGCCCTGGGCAAGGATTACTGCAAGCCGAAGCCCCGCTGTGGCGCCTGCCCCCTGCGCGCCTCCTGCCCCGCTGCAGAAGTCCCGGATTGA
- a CDS encoding pseudouridine synthase, with protein sequence MAERVQKALARAGVASRREVDRWVVAGRVTINGQVAAPGDQVGPEDNVAIDGKTLSRRQADGETRLLAYHKPVGEVCTRSDPQGRPTVFDRLPDPGAGRWIQVGRLDVNTNGLLLLTTDGELANALMHPAREVEREYRVRVRGAPDAAVAERLQSGVELEDGPARFTRVELLPTRGKNAELRVVLTEGRKREVRRLLEAVGHPVSRLLRTRYGPVSLPRDLKPGQWRELDEGEVTRLRRAAGQDDR encoded by the coding sequence ATGGCTGAGCGGGTCCAGAAGGCCCTGGCCCGAGCCGGCGTGGCAAGCCGGCGGGAGGTCGACCGCTGGGTGGTCGCCGGGCGCGTTACCATCAACGGCCAGGTGGCGGCGCCCGGCGATCAAGTGGGCCCAGAGGACAACGTGGCCATTGACGGGAAAACGCTCTCCCGCCGCCAAGCGGACGGCGAGACCCGCCTCCTGGCCTATCACAAGCCCGTAGGGGAGGTCTGTACCCGCTCGGACCCCCAGGGCCGCCCCACCGTTTTCGACCGCCTTCCCGATCCCGGAGCAGGCCGCTGGATCCAGGTGGGCCGTCTGGACGTGAACACCAACGGCCTGCTTCTCCTTACCACCGACGGGGAGCTCGCGAACGCCCTCATGCACCCCGCTCGCGAGGTGGAGCGGGAATACCGGGTCCGGGTGCGGGGCGCCCCCGATGCGGCGGTCGCGGAGCGGCTGCAAAGCGGCGTGGAGCTGGAGGACGGTCCGGCCCGCTTCACGCGGGTGGAGCTTCTGCCGACGCGGGGAAAAAACGCCGAGCTGCGGGTGGTGCTCACCGAAGGGCGCAAACGCGAGGTGCGCCGGCTGCTGGAAGCCGTGGGCCATCCGGTCAGCCGGCTCCTGCGCACCCGCTACGGCCCCGTTTCCCTGCCCCGGGACCTGAAGCCCGGCCAGTGGCGCGAGCTCGACGAGGGCGAAGTGACGAGGCTGCGCCGGGCGGCGGGCCAGGACGACCGCTGA
- the scpB gene encoding SMC-Scp complex subunit ScpB, with product MTRDTAKLRQIVEAALFAAQESLSIAQLQRLFDEETAPGREDLETVLGELQAEYADRGVHLVDTSGGYQFQTHPDTTPWIHRLHQSRPPRFSRAVLETLAIIAYRQPTTRSEIEDIRGVSLSSGVLKTLTEREWIQVVGRKEVPGRPSLYGTTRQFLGYFGLSSLDELPPLKDVQEADIAALAAHLDPDGGAEDEASTDDPGTPEVDDHG from the coding sequence ATGACCCGGGACACCGCCAAGCTGCGCCAGATCGTCGAAGCCGCCCTGTTCGCCGCGCAGGAATCCCTTTCCATTGCGCAGCTCCAGCGTCTCTTCGATGAAGAAACCGCCCCCGGGCGGGAGGACCTCGAGACGGTCCTCGGCGAGCTGCAGGCGGAGTACGCCGACCGGGGCGTGCATCTGGTGGACACAAGCGGGGGCTACCAGTTTCAGACCCATCCAGACACCACCCCCTGGATTCACCGTCTCCATCAGAGCCGGCCGCCGCGCTTTTCCCGGGCCGTTCTCGAGACCCTGGCCATCATCGCCTACAGACAGCCCACCACCCGCTCGGAGATCGAGGACATCCGCGGCGTCAGCCTCAGCTCGGGGGTCCTCAAGACCCTGACGGAGCGCGAATGGATCCAGGTGGTGGGGCGCAAGGAAGTCCCCGGGCGTCCCTCCCTTTACGGGACCACCAGGCAGTTTCTCGGCTATTTCGGCCTGAGCAGCCTGGACGAGCTGCCGCCCCTCAAGGATGTCCAGGAGGCCGATATCGCCGCCCTCGCGGCCCACCTGGATCCGGACGGCGGCGCGGAAGACGAGGCATCCACCGACGATCCCGGCACTCCGGAAGTGGACGACCATGGCTGA
- a CDS encoding segregation and condensation protein A, which yields MSDSEAVARVHGEPLVQLPDDLYIPPEALEVFLDSFEGPLDLLLYLIRRHRLDISMISIQAVAHQYMQYVELMRQNRLDLAGEYLVMAATLAEMKSRILLPRPPSDEEDEEKDPRTELIRRLQEYERFKEAAEALDRLPRRERDFFVARAPVDPEAEAPRAEASLLYLLEAFQGVLQRGQLHKEHEVGPQGLTVRQRMSEVLARLEGATAYRFTELLDDHEGREGLVVTFLALLELAKGQMIELVQVEALHPLYIRVP from the coding sequence ATGAGCGACAGCGAGGCCGTCGCGCGGGTACACGGGGAGCCGCTGGTACAGCTCCCCGATGACCTCTACATCCCACCGGAGGCTTTGGAGGTCTTCCTGGACTCCTTCGAGGGCCCCCTGGACCTGCTGCTATACCTGATCCGCCGCCACCGCCTGGACATCTCTATGATCTCCATCCAGGCGGTGGCGCACCAGTACATGCAGTACGTGGAGCTCATGCGCCAGAACCGCCTCGATCTGGCCGGGGAGTACCTGGTCATGGCGGCCACGCTGGCGGAGATGAAGTCCCGCATACTGCTGCCCCGCCCTCCGTCCGACGAGGAGGACGAGGAGAAGGATCCGCGCACCGAGCTGATACGACGGCTCCAGGAATACGAGCGCTTCAAGGAGGCCGCCGAGGCCCTGGATCGGCTGCCCCGCCGGGAACGGGACTTTTTCGTTGCCCGCGCCCCCGTGGATCCGGAGGCCGAAGCCCCCAGGGCCGAGGCCTCCCTGCTCTACCTCCTGGAGGCCTTTCAGGGGGTCCTGCAGCGTGGCCAGCTGCACAAGGAGCACGAGGTGGGTCCCCAGGGACTCACCGTGCGCCAGCGCATGAGCGAAGTGCTCGCCCGCCTGGAAGGTGCCACCGCCTACCGCTTCACCGAGCTGCTGGATGACCACGAGGGCCGAGAGGGCCTGGTGGTAACCTTCCTCGCCCTCTTGGAGCTGGCCAAGGGACAGATGATCGAGCTGGTCCAAGTGGAGGCGCTCCACCCACTCTATATTCGCGTGCCATGA
- a CDS encoding tryptophan--tRNA ligase, translating to MTTTSQEQPQGKRILSGMRPTGRLHLGHYHGVLKNWRALQEANDCFFFVADWHALTTNYEDPRGIPEATWEMVVDWLAVGIDPGKAVLFVQSAVKQHAELHLLLSMITPLPWLERVPTFKDQQQKLADRNLATYGFLGYPLLQSADILIYKADGVPVGEDQLSHLDVTRHLARHFNWLYGREPDHEALVESGIKKMAKKAAGRFKKLRAAWRESGDEEALEQGRVLLEEQTNLGRDDFERLLGDLEGRGREILPEPEPLLTPDAKFPGLDGQKMSKSYGNTIGLREAPDAVEEKIRTMPTDPARVRRTDPGTPEKCPVWEFHQVYSDTETRAWAHEGCTTAGIGCIDCKGPVIQSVLAEQAPIREQAERLAADPERVWALVEEGNRKAEYVAEETLAETRSVMGLGR from the coding sequence ATGACCACCACCTCTCAGGAACAGCCTCAAGGCAAGCGGATCCTCTCCGGCATGCGGCCTACCGGCCGCCTCCATCTGGGCCATTACCACGGCGTGCTCAAGAACTGGCGCGCGCTGCAGGAGGCCAACGACTGCTTCTTCTTCGTGGCGGACTGGCACGCCCTGACCACCAACTACGAGGACCCGCGCGGCATTCCCGAGGCCACCTGGGAGATGGTGGTGGACTGGCTCGCCGTGGGAATCGATCCCGGGAAGGCCGTGCTCTTCGTGCAGTCCGCGGTAAAGCAGCACGCCGAGCTGCATTTGCTGCTTTCCATGATCACTCCGCTGCCCTGGCTGGAGCGGGTTCCCACCTTCAAGGACCAGCAGCAGAAGCTGGCGGACCGCAATCTGGCCACCTACGGCTTCCTGGGCTACCCCCTGCTCCAGAGCGCCGACATCCTCATCTACAAGGCCGATGGCGTACCCGTGGGCGAGGATCAGCTCTCCCATCTGGATGTCACCCGGCATCTCGCCCGCCACTTCAACTGGCTGTACGGCCGGGAGCCCGACCACGAGGCCCTGGTGGAGTCGGGAATCAAGAAGATGGCGAAGAAGGCCGCGGGCCGGTTCAAGAAGCTGCGCGCCGCTTGGCGGGAATCCGGCGATGAGGAGGCACTGGAACAGGGCCGCGTCCTGCTGGAGGAGCAGACGAACCTCGGCCGCGACGACTTCGAGCGCCTGCTGGGGGACCTGGAGGGACGGGGCCGGGAGATCCTGCCCGAGCCCGAGCCGCTGCTCACACCCGACGCCAAGTTCCCGGGCCTGGACGGGCAGAAGATGTCCAAATCCTACGGCAACACCATCGGGCTGCGCGAGGCTCCGGACGCGGTGGAGGAGAAGATCCGCACCATGCCCACCGATCCGGCCCGGGTGCGGCGCACGGATCCGGGCACCCCGGAGAAATGCCCGGTTTGGGAATTCCACCAGGTCTACTCCGACACGGAAACCCGGGCCTGGGCCCACGAAGGCTGCACCACCGCCGGAATCGGCTGCATCGACTGCAAGGGACCGGTTATTCAATCGGTGCTCGCCGAGCAGGCACCCATTCGCGAGCAGGCCGAACGCCTTGCCGCGGACCCGGAGCGGGTCTGGGCGCTGGTGGAGGAAGGCAACCGCAAGGCAGAGTACGTCGCCGAGGAGACCCTCGCCGAGACGCGCTCCGTCATGGGGCTCGGCCGCTGA
- a CDS encoding site-2 protease family protein codes for MELTLIQKIVVWAPPVLLAITLHEVAHGWVARLFGDDTAYVMGRLTLNPLRHVDPIGTVALPAALVLLGSPFIFGWAKPVPVAFGNLRNPKQDMVYVALAGPVANLAMGLFWTMITAIALGMLPGMAYLAEPLMLMGAAGILINTVLMILNLVPIPPLDGGRVAVGLLPSPASRWVSYLEPFGLPILLVLLFTGMLGLIIGGPIFYVSNALMGLAGMDIRTLLQFLS; via the coding sequence ATGGAACTGACCCTGATTCAGAAGATCGTCGTCTGGGCCCCGCCCGTGCTCCTAGCCATCACCCTGCACGAGGTGGCCCACGGTTGGGTAGCCCGCCTGTTCGGGGATGACACCGCCTATGTCATGGGTCGGCTGACCCTCAATCCCCTCCGGCATGTGGACCCCATCGGCACGGTGGCCCTGCCCGCCGCCCTGGTTCTGCTCGGCTCACCGTTCATATTCGGCTGGGCCAAGCCCGTGCCGGTGGCCTTCGGCAACCTCCGCAACCCCAAGCAGGACATGGTCTACGTGGCCCTGGCCGGACCCGTGGCCAATCTGGCCATGGGGCTATTCTGGACCATGATAACGGCCATCGCCCTGGGAATGCTGCCGGGGATGGCGTATCTGGCCGAGCCCCTCATGCTCATGGGGGCGGCGGGCATCCTCATCAACACCGTGCTCATGATCCTGAACCTGGTCCCCATTCCGCCCCTGGACGGGGGCCGGGTAGCGGTTGGACTGCTACCCAGCCCGGCGAGCCGCTGGGTCTCCTACCTGGAGCCCTTCGGCCTGCCCATCCTGCTGGTGCTGTTGTTCACCGGCATGCTGGGCCTGATCATCGGCGGCCCCATCTTTTACGTGTCCAATGCCCTCATGGGCTTGGCGGGCATGGACATTCGAACCCTGCTGCAATTCCTTTCCTAA